The Nitrospira sp. KM1 genome includes a window with the following:
- the pqqB gene encoding pyrroloquinoline quinone biosynthesis protein PqqB, giving the protein MIVRVLGSAAGGGFPQWNCACLNCQGVRDGSVLAVARTQESLCIGTGTGDWFILNASPDIHAQIEGFPPLHPRQLRHSPVQAIFLTNGDLDHCLGLFSLRENHRLAVYATDTVWRGFMDDNLLCRTLQRFPGQLTWRNVKPGLEETVLCMDGRPSGLSVQAMAVPGKLPVHLEGLASSSDPEVNIGLKFRETASRRVLAYLPAVGSVQPSLMEWLHDADLILFDGTFWSEDELSASGILKKSAADMAHCPISGHHGSLAALQALKARRVFIHINNTNPILREDSSERRAVEAAGWEVAHDGMEMTV; this is encoded by the coding sequence ATGATCGTGAGGGTTCTCGGTTCAGCCGCTGGGGGCGGGTTCCCACAATGGAACTGCGCGTGTCTCAATTGCCAGGGAGTTCGTGACGGATCGGTTCTGGCGGTCGCGCGGACGCAGGAATCTCTCTGCATCGGCACCGGCACCGGCGATTGGTTTATTCTCAATGCCTCCCCCGATATTCATGCCCAGATTGAAGGCTTTCCGCCTCTTCACCCTCGGCAACTACGGCATTCTCCGGTGCAGGCCATTTTCCTGACAAATGGAGATCTCGATCACTGTCTCGGATTGTTTTCATTGCGGGAGAACCACCGTCTTGCGGTCTACGCGACCGATACCGTATGGCGCGGATTCATGGACGACAATCTATTGTGTCGAACGCTTCAGCGATTTCCCGGACAGCTCACCTGGCGGAACGTGAAACCAGGCTTGGAGGAGACGGTCTTATGCATGGATGGACGTCCATCGGGACTGAGCGTACAAGCGATGGCCGTGCCGGGAAAACTTCCGGTCCATCTCGAAGGGCTCGCCTCATCGTCCGATCCGGAGGTCAACATCGGACTAAAGTTCCGGGAGACCGCCAGCAGACGTGTCTTGGCCTATCTTCCTGCCGTCGGAAGTGTTCAACCTTCACTGATGGAATGGTTGCATGATGCGGATCTGATCCTATTCGACGGAACGTTCTGGTCGGAGGACGAGCTGTCCGCATCGGGTATCCTCAAGAAGTCAGCAGCGGATATGGCCCATTGCCCAATTTCAGGACACCATGGAAGCCTTGCCGCGCTTCAGGCCCTGAAAGCAAGGCGCGTGTTCATCCACATCAACAATACCAATCCCATTCTCAGAGAGGATTCGTCCGAGCGCCGGGCGGTCGAAGCCGCTGGATGGGAAGTGGCTCATGATGGGATGGAGATGACGGTATGA
- a CDS encoding NAD(P)-dependent oxidoreductase: MKIALIGATGFVGKAILKEALDRGHEVTAIARDPSKIASHGRLHLQACNVMEVESAAKAVQGHEAVISAFNPGWRQSDLYEQQVKGTRSIIEGVKRSSVKRLLFVGGAGSLEVKPGIQLVDGPQFPAEYKQGALATREALALLRQEAGLEWTFLSPSADLFPGTRTGRYRIGRDQLLKNEEGQSRISVEDYAKAMVDEVERPAHVRQRFTVGY, encoded by the coding sequence ATGAAAATCGCATTGATTGGGGCGACCGGGTTTGTGGGAAAGGCCATTCTCAAGGAAGCGCTAGACCGCGGCCACGAAGTTACCGCCATCGCCCGTGATCCCTCTAAGATCGCATCTCACGGCCGTCTCCATCTGCAGGCCTGCAATGTGATGGAGGTCGAGTCAGCCGCTAAGGCGGTTCAAGGCCATGAAGCCGTGATTAGTGCCTTCAACCCGGGATGGAGGCAGTCTGATCTTTACGAACAGCAAGTCAAAGGCACGCGTTCCATTATTGAGGGAGTGAAGCGATCCTCTGTGAAACGGTTGTTGTTCGTCGGCGGCGCCGGCAGTCTTGAGGTGAAGCCGGGAATTCAGTTGGTCGACGGGCCCCAATTTCCTGCTGAGTATAAGCAAGGAGCCTTGGCGACCCGCGAGGCTCTCGCCTTACTCCGTCAAGAAGCGGGGCTGGAATGGACATTTCTCTCTCCGTCCGCCGATCTGTTTCCCGGCACGCGGACCGGGCGATACCGGATTGGAAGAGATCAGCTGCTGAAAAACGAAGAGGGACAAAGCCGTATTTCGGTCGAAGATTACGCCAAGGCCATGGTTGATGAGGTTGAACGGCCTGCACACGTCAGACAGCGGTTCACCGTCGGCTATTGA
- the pqqC gene encoding pyrroloquinoline-quinone synthase PqqC, with product MTDGRRAALSRDEFLQWLMREGSSRYHDRHPYHTLMHRGELSADQLRQWVLNRYYYQTRIPVKDALIVSKSEDPQFRRLWLRRVQDHDGRNPGEGGLESWLRLARGVGLDVDEVRSCRSVLPEVRGACDSYVEFVRRATLLEAVASSLTELFAPDLMQRRVEAWQQHYPWVSAESLEYFRARMSHAAQDSKEGVEFVVTQATTYDLQQRCVLALITKADILWSMLDGVYQVYVGRDPSRRDHALGQGREHGWNDVETTA from the coding sequence ATGACGGACGGTCGCCGGGCGGCACTTTCCAGGGACGAGTTCCTTCAGTGGCTGATGCGCGAAGGGTCCAGTCGCTATCATGATCGCCATCCCTACCATACGCTCATGCATAGGGGAGAATTGTCGGCGGATCAACTTCGGCAATGGGTATTGAATCGCTATTACTATCAGACGCGCATTCCCGTAAAAGATGCCCTGATCGTTTCGAAATCGGAAGATCCGCAGTTTCGTCGGCTTTGGCTGCGACGGGTTCAGGATCATGACGGACGAAATCCCGGAGAAGGAGGCCTGGAGTCTTGGTTGCGTCTGGCGAGAGGGGTCGGTTTGGACGTCGACGAAGTCAGGAGCTGTCGTTCCGTTCTACCGGAGGTGCGCGGCGCCTGCGATTCCTATGTAGAGTTTGTGCGGCGAGCCACACTACTCGAAGCCGTGGCCTCCTCTCTGACAGAGTTGTTCGCGCCCGATCTCATGCAGCGTCGCGTGGAAGCGTGGCAACAGCATTATCCGTGGGTCAGCGCCGAGTCGCTGGAATATTTCCGCGCGCGCATGTCTCATGCAGCTCAGGACTCGAAAGAAGGCGTCGAATTCGTAGTCACACAAGCGACGACGTACGACCTTCAGCAGCGCTGCGTCCTGGCTCTCATCACAAAAGCGGACATCTTGTGGAGCATGCTCGACGGTGTGTATCAGGTTTACGTGGGACGTGACCCGTCAAGAAGGGATCACGCGTTGGGGCAAGGACGTGAACATGGCTGGAATGACGTTGAGACCACGGCTTAG
- the pqqD gene encoding pyrroloquinoline quinone biosynthesis peptide chaperone PqqD: MAGMTLRPRLSPKARLRRDRQTGRDWLLYPERGLDLNRTGSEILRLCNGNRTVDDIVALLAHGHGDALRETINRDVHAFLIGLTNRGLLRGAS; this comes from the coding sequence ATGGCTGGAATGACGTTGAGACCACGGCTTAGCCCCAAAGCTCGCCTTCGTCGGGACCGGCAAACCGGGCGAGACTGGCTGCTCTATCCGGAGAGGGGACTGGATCTGAACCGCACGGGAAGTGAAATCCTTCGGCTGTGCAACGGCAACAGGACGGTTGACGACATTGTCGCGCTCCTGGCTCACGGCCATGGCGACGCGCTTCGGGAGACGATCAACCGGGATGTCCATGCGTTTCTCATCGGTCTGACCAATCGCGGGCTCCTCAGAGGTGCCTCATGA
- the pqqE gene encoding pyrroloquinoline quinone biosynthesis protein PqqE, whose product MTMEHRPYTLIAELTYRCPLRCPYCSNPVGLGHREDEIDGHTWVRVLEEAERLGVVQVNLTGGEPLLRQDLERLIERAGQLDLYTNLITSGIPLTRARLAALQRLGLNGVQISIQSARPEESDHVAGAESFNQKLEAMGWAKELGLPLTVNVVLHRDNIGNVTECIALAEHVSADRIELANAQYHGWAWRNRTSLLPTKEQLEQARNEAQQARSRLRGTMEVQFVMPDYYSDIPKSCLNGWGRNSIVVNPEGLVLPCHLAHMLPGLSFDNVKLRNLHDIWHHSSGFNRYRGEDWMPDPCRGCDRRLIDFGGCRCQAFQIAGDAGLTDPACSLSPHHPQIVSARAQADSLGGVPVQFEYRSARGISHA is encoded by the coding sequence ATGACGATGGAACATCGTCCGTACACGTTGATTGCCGAATTGACCTACCGTTGCCCGCTGCGCTGTCCTTATTGCTCGAATCCTGTCGGGCTCGGACATCGGGAGGACGAGATCGATGGCCATACCTGGGTCCGGGTTCTCGAAGAAGCGGAACGCCTGGGGGTCGTACAGGTCAACCTGACCGGCGGTGAGCCGCTGCTCAGACAGGATCTCGAGCGGCTGATCGAACGGGCCGGTCAGCTCGACTTGTATACCAACCTTATCACGAGCGGCATCCCGCTGACGCGCGCTCGCCTCGCCGCCCTGCAGCGGCTCGGCTTGAACGGCGTACAGATCTCGATACAAAGTGCACGCCCGGAGGAGTCAGATCACGTGGCAGGGGCTGAGTCTTTCAATCAGAAACTCGAGGCCATGGGGTGGGCGAAAGAGCTTGGCCTCCCATTGACGGTGAACGTCGTGCTCCATCGCGACAACATCGGGAATGTGACGGAATGTATCGCGCTGGCTGAACACGTATCTGCCGATCGCATCGAACTGGCGAATGCCCAGTACCATGGTTGGGCGTGGCGGAATCGGACATCGCTCCTGCCGACTAAAGAGCAGTTGGAACAGGCTCGAAACGAAGCCCAGCAAGCCAGAAGCCGTCTCCGCGGGACCATGGAAGTGCAGTTCGTCATGCCGGACTACTATTCAGACATTCCTAAATCCTGCCTGAATGGATGGGGGCGCAATTCGATCGTCGTGAACCCTGAAGGACTCGTCCTGCCGTGTCATCTAGCGCATATGCTGCCGGGTCTGAGTTTCGACAACGTCAAACTGCGAAATCTGCATGACATCTGGCATCATTCCTCCGGCTTCAACCGGTACCGGGGAGAGGATTGGATGCCGGATCCTTGTCGGGGTTGCGACCGTCGTCTGATCGACTTCGGGGGCTGTCGTTGTCAGGCCTTTCAGATTGCCGGTGACGCCGGCCTGACAGACCCGGCCTGCTCATTGTCTCCCCATCATCCGCAGATTGTCTCTGCCCGCGCTCAAGCAGACAGCTTGGGCGGAGTGCCGGTGCAATTCGAGTATCGATCAGCACGTGGAATCTCTCACGCGTGA